The Opisthocomus hoazin isolate bOpiHoa1 chromosome 2, bOpiHoa1.hap1, whole genome shotgun sequence genomic interval ggaggaaaatatctCCAGCGTAATTTTGAAACTATATGCAATGCTTTTCAGTAAATAGCTAATGATTTGCATCGTTTCAGGCACTGTTGCATGAAATGATCCATGCCCTGCTGTTTGTTACTAATAACGAAAAGTTCATGAATATCATGGACCAGAGTTCCGCAAACACATGCGTCGCGTTACTCGCTGGACTGGAGCCAATGTCACAGTAAGCGTAATCCACTTCACCTAaagtaataaagattttttttcctgatgaggtTTTTCCGTATGCCTGGTGGGATAAGGAGCAATATATTTGTTCTTGTTAGGCACTGGTGGCACTGATACAAATTTGCATCCACGTGTGTGCCAGTTCCACAGTGACTTTGTTGGGGATGAGGGTGGGAACAGGTTGAGGCAGAGGTGATGCGTTATCAGTCGTCTCATTTTTCGAGTATACTCTCTGCAAGTATTTTCCTATgagcttttgttttaaacttcaaACAACTTAAGTGATGCCAGGGACAGAATAGCCCCATGGTCAGAATGAGATCTGGGGAAGACCAGTCTGTTTTAGTTAAGATTTGTATCAGTAGAGGCTAATGAGTTGAAGCTATTTAAAAATCATCTGTCTGATAAGGTAAATTAACATTTCAGCTGGAGGAAGAGCACAAAACTGGTGTTGTTTGCAGTACATGCTAAACAGTGTGTCATTTAGGCTGAAACTGCAGACAGGCTTTTAAAGTGGTTTTATTGCCATTCAAACAAGATAGCCAGGACATATTCCTATAGatcctgtcttcttttttttttgaagctttgTTTTAATAGCATCTAAATGTTGATCAAATTTCACCCAGGTTCAGTCCTTTTAGCTGGTAATGTAAAAATCACAGCAGGAACGGAAGGAAtggtaatatattttaaaaaaatacgttGTGGAACTAGTGATACAAAATTAGAACCTTTCTGATtgactgccttttttcttttttctgaaacctAGATCCATCATAGTTTTTGTGATGAGGTGGATTTGTACGGCCAGCACTGGTGGGGATGCAATGGCCCCTGTCAGAAGAGCAAACCTGACTTTGGATCTATGAAACGCTCAATGAACAGAGCACCCTCTGTGCGAGAGCATTGGTGGGTTGAGCATCAAGAGACGTGTGGAGGTACATTGCCAAAAGTGAAGGAGACGGAGAACTTCTCCAAGAAACCCCAGGGGAAAACCCAGCCAGCAAAACTTCCAAATTCTGACTCGGCTAacaaaggtgtttaaaatcattctgtttttcctttgccaGACTCTTTTTGTCCAAACAGGCCATTGACCAAATACGGATCAACCGCTACATGAGCTTTGTTTAGATATTACTGCAAACATTAATTATAGTATTACTGATATTAATTAATCATGATATTACTGCTATTACTGAAAGAAACTGCCCATTTGATTTGTGCATTTTTAGGTGGCTCCTCAGCTTATTTGTTTGCAAAAGGTTTAGTTTACTACGCTGTTTTCAAGCAGCAGATTTTTTGGGCGAGGCACATAAAGTACTAAACCCGTGATTTCTATATGAAAAAGTTActaatttttcttactttcttcccttcttgttTTGCAGGGAAGACGCAAACGCATGATGTGCAAGATCTAATGCCATGCAGGGGAAAAGGATATCGGCTTGGAGGAGGAGACAGTGGACTCTCAGGAAAAAGCACAGATTCCAGCAGCGTTGTTAGAAACAGTGAAGCGCCTGGTTCACAGCATCGTTCAGCAGTGAAGACAATACCAATCCCTAAAAGTGAGATGAAATTTGAAAAGTCACCCCGTAACGGCATCTTCTTTCCACTTTCTGCTGATGATGCCAGTGAGAAAATCAACTTAGCTTCAAAGCATGAGTTTCCTGAACCCTCTGTTGCCAATACAAAAGCTTACAAGCATGGTAGCGAGCCGCCTGTTAAAATTGCTCGCGGTGTGGGAGAAAAATCAAACCAAGGCTCTGCAAATGGCAAGAGGGCTGTGCCATTTTATGGCAGGACATcgaaacagttttgttttgagcAGACAACAGCAGCTTAGGCTGCATCtgagaaaaatgttaaagattttatcctcacacgagtgggttacactaggtactgctttattcacaactcagagttgggctaTCACCTCAGTGAATGGCCAAGCTGAACTCGCTAGACTAGTtgatatacatttattaaaccgattacatcaactCTAGAATCTTCacaagtttctaagcaaccattctgttcCTTTAAGTAcgtcatttattaagttctttctattcttctgtcttcctagaattctccctcgctggtttcagggtcatctcggagtcgtcatctgtccttcatcttcttctgtgaattctgtttggtacaatccatACAGTTGTTTTCTAACCCAActgcaacataccgattgtacGGTTTCTTAACGCAGCTGTGTTCACACCATTGAacctatgttctagttctatgattttattctattctataatcagtcTTCTTTATAATCCAtctctaacattccctccttttgtttttattgcatccctgcaattactaattactatatttccaaacttctttttgacacttcttagtgattgacattaaacacgttagtatacattgaaaaatcacaaacagacaaacaactaTTGTTACAACAAAGAATAAGATCACTAAAGCTTTCTTTAGCCAAGTAGCTAGGTTCGGGAACCAAGAGGTTAACCAAGAAACAGCATCAGTGAATCCCCACGAGGTGTCGTCTTTTTGCACTTGTTGCATCTGTTTACCAATTTCCCAAATTTTCTGCACATCAGTAATTAGCTCTCCACTATGATCGGTGTACATACAACAACTTACACTTAAAATGGTGCAgacccctccttgggaagctaaTATCAGATCCAATGCCATCCTATTTTGTATAGTAATTTTCGAGAATTCAGAAACCTCTTTTTGCAAAGTGAGCAGTCCATGTGCTGTGGAATTTGCTAGTTTTTCAGTCTCTCCAGAAATGTTCAGAATTGCTTTTTCCAATTCACTTACCCCTAAAGAAGGCATAAAGCAACGGAGCAAAGAGTGAAATCCTGCAGGTCTTTCTCTCAGGGGATTAAGATTTCTTTTCACACGATTAATATAGGTCCGGTGCCAAGTGTCTTTGGGTAAGACTTCAGGATGTATTTGCAAATCTGAAGTGAGAACTCCAAGAGCACAAATTCCTCTCCAAGCTAGAGGTAAAGCTTTATATGCTGTTGTTCCGCAAAGCCAAAAGATACCTAAATCTGGAGGGGCTTGCCATCTTAACTGCAACCCAGAACTTATTGTGGTTGTGCTTTGGCAGTTTGTCCAATTTCCCACAATTGTGTGATTTTGGCATAGGAATCGATTAGAACACGTAGAAGGATAACGTCTTTGAACACAATGGACTTGGGAATAGTTCCATTGCTTGGGTAATTGAATAGCCCAGATTTGCTCTTTGTAGGTGTCAGTGAATGTAGTATTATACCAATATCGATTCCAATTTACTGCTCTAGGTACAGGAGTACCTATTAGCTGGAACCCCTGATCAACAGTTTTTGGCAACGAGACACAAATCCAGCGTTCGGTTAGATTTAGATTCTTAATAAAGGAATTCGAGTGACACATGCATGTTATTATGCCATTCATTTTCAATCTGTTCTCCGTGGTTTGTTTCCTCCAGACCTTTTAGGCGTCTGCTTAACCATTGAGGGGTTTGCATGCTTCGATATATGGTGGGTCGATTAATCCTAAAGACAGACATCACATTCAAAAGGTTAGTACATGCATAATCATAAATCACAATCCTAAATTCACCATAAAAACGATTGCCTGATATATCGTATCTATGACAGCACCAATCTCCATGGCCATAAATTCCCCACATGTGATGATCGTAGCACCATGTTCCTCTTACCCAGAGGGGGTCTTGTAACTGAATATGATATACAAATAGAGAGAATTTGCCGCTGTCCCAGTCCCAGTACGCATGCAACCATAGGCAGAGGTCCAGGTATCCCATCGACCGTCAAGCAGAGTTTGTACGTTGATGCAGAATTGCAGAGAATCTCCACATAGATTGATAGCGTCTCTCATCTCAGTCTTCGGACAGTCAGACGTAAGAACGAACCGCCCAGAGTCTGTCTGAATTCCTGCAGCTTGGCCCTTAAGTTCGCAAGACAAATTGCTGTACATGACATTAGGGATATTGGCACCGGCATCTTGATAGTGTATTGCTGATCTTACCCAGAATCCGTGGAGACTGCTAACAGGTATTTTACATCGAAAAATTAGCAACACTTGTACCCAATTCATTGCTCTTCAGTATCTTTCCGGATGTGAGAATGATGGATCCAGGTCTCTTTCCCAGCAACCTTAACAGCATAAAAAGAGGTTAATAGTACAGTGTATGACCACTTTGGTTCCAATCTATTTTCCCGAttgtaatttttcacataaaCTTTATCTCCTGACTGTATATCATGTagctggacttcaggagataCACCTTGATACCAATGAGCAtgatttctcatctgggaaaaagaatcctggaggtacaaaaggtattgagtgatttgctcatctccatccaaaaggctagCTTTTGCTGGAACAGAAGTTCCTGGAATGGCAAGAATTCTACCAAAAGGAATTTCTGCAGGGGACACTCCTACAGGTTGTCTTGGAGTGTTTCTGAGatcccataaaactaagttcaaagcttctggccattttaatccaatttgtttacaaaccttaactaactTCTCCTTAATGGTTctattcatcctttctacttgTCCAGAGGACTCTGGATGATATGGGGTGTGTCATTGTTGTCTAATTCCTAAAGCATGATATATGTGAACCAAAATAGCTGCCGTAAAGTGTGCTCCCCTGTCTGAGTCAATTATTTCTGGAACGCCATATCatggaattaattcttttaagaagatcttaactgctgattttgaatcatactttcttgttgggaaagcttctACCCATCCAGATAACTGATCTACAGTCACTAACAAGTGTGCATAACCCAGAGTCttaggcatctcagcataatcagtttggagcttttgaaaaggaaaggtggccggAGGCCTTTTACCTTGTGGCGGGTTAATTCGCAACGTAGCATATTGCTTGAAGAGTTTACAATTCTCACAAACTCTTCGTGCTGCAGCAtaaattcctggtgctgcccacagTCTTTGGATTTGGGAGGCTGTGCTCTCCGGTCCTCCATGAGGTTTCTCATGGAACCAACGGGTTAAGGGTAATAAATACCTTGTTGGCAACAGAggtttgttgttcaaaatccattgctctccttgTCTCTGAGCTCCTAGTCGTTCCCATAAGGATCGTTCATCTTCGGTTAAGGATTCATAGAGTTGGCACACGTCCAGTGGGCTTGTCCATTCTTCCTTCgtttgcagtgcagccataagATGGTTGCAATGCCTAGCAACTGCTCGGGCTGCTTGGTCAGCCAAGTGGTTACCTCTTGAGATggcatcttgttttcctgtgtgagcTTTAATATATATTACCGCTAAAGCTGTCAGCAATTGAATCGCTTCCAGtaaatcttttatctgctttccatgagcaatcgtttttcctgctgaagttagaaatcctctctctttccagaggGCACCTGTTGCATGACACACTCCAAAAGCGTATTTTGACTCAGTATAAAtgctcacttttttcccttttgcataccTGGCTCCTTCTGTCAGTGCGACAACTTCCACACCTTGCGctcccagagacaaaggtagagGTCCAGCAATTAATACCGTTGTGTCTGTCATCACCGCAAAACCCATAGCCCGTCGTCCTTTATCATAATATGATGATCCATCTGTGAAAAGACTCACCTCTGGGTTATCAAGTGGTTGATCTGTTATGTCGTCTTGTGACTTgctagtaaatgttaaaatttgcatAACAATGTGGCAGGGTTAAGCATGTtgcacctttccaatttcaaattgtcAGCTAATAACAATACCAGTTCATAACAatgtgctctttggggtgaaCAAAATTTCCACCTCATGGGGTACACATACGGTTAGTGCATGTCCTAAAACAATTGACCAAGATTTTTCTACTATCTCAGCTGTAGCTTCAAGTCTTCGAATACAAAACGGAGCTCCTTTTACTACAGGATCTAACGTAGttgaaaaataagctactggtctttcatgaggccctaaagtttggactaaaattcctctggctgttccctttACCTCATCACAATAAAGTTTAAAGGGTTTGGTATAATCAGGGAGTCCTAATGCTGGGGCATTCAATAACGCATTccgaaaagctttttctctttcagatccccATGCTACAGGTTCCACCTCCTCATTCCTAGTTGCTTCATGCaacagttttgttatttcacttaATCCAGGGATCCAAGGTGTGCAAAATCCAGCTTGCCCTAAAAATCCCCTTAACTGCTTCTTAGTGGtaggtcttggcagttcctgtattattttaactctttcaggatcaatttctctttttcccggacttaataaaaatcccaggtactttaccttagtctggcaaaactgcagtttggatggagagactcgaagacccttctgcaccaattgacaacacaaatatttagtatcaagtatacaattttcttttgtcttactcacaagtaaaagatcatccacatattgtataaGAACAGGCAAACAGGGAAGATTTAAATCTGGTAAATCATTTCTCAAAATatgagagaaaatagtgggtgaTAAAACCTTGCGGCAatcgtgtccaggttaactgtttcccttgccaggtgAAGGCAGAAATATGTTGGctttgttctgctattggtaTACTAAAAAAGGCTCCTGTTACATCAAGCACAGTGTAATATTGGCCCCAAGGTGGTATTTCAGTTAATATCAAACTCGGGTCTGGAGCAACTGGATGGGGTGCAATGACATGCTCATTAACTGCTcgtaaatcttgaacaaacctatattcagggtctccgtcgttgtccaacctgtttttacttacaggtagAATTGGGGTATTATAAGGGCTCCTACATTCCTTTAGAATTCCCCcttttaagaatttatcaatttgtttaccaatactaggaattgcttctgaaactattaGATATTGTCGAATAGAAGGAggtgtccctccttttgtttggattaccacaggttcagctgattttaacagccctgcttcatctccagaagtgctccataattcatgaggaatatcagagagttcctcagggatctttttttcctcctttttattttctggtattttgattaaagacatcCCAGTTACTATTAGTTGGATACCAGTTGGAGTTTaagagatacaagtgccaaattcttgcaataaatcccgtcccagcaaagacacaggtgttTCAGGGGAGATGCCAAACTTTCCccaagccatttttcctcccaatatCACTGGAAGGGGAAGCGAAAGGGGCAATTTCttacctcccaccactccatctaccttgatttttttctcctgataattgcgGAACAAAAAAGCTTAATAACGATATAGTTGCTACCGTATCTACTAGAAGattgacaaaagtaccatttacctttgctgtgatGTGACCGTTATGATCTACCTTAACTCCAACCACTTCCATCAGttactgtgagtgaggtctgggaggttTTTCTCCATAGTTTCTAACTTCGACTGCcgaagtcactggtctcaaggggcatGCGCGCTGTATATGACCTGAATTACCACAATGAAAACGTTCAGGAGTGTTAAAATACGGGGAAACAGAgggaggaagacctctgcctctttgacctcttcctctgattcctctgTGGGGAAATCCCTGGCATCTTCCTCTTTGGCTACAATTCTGAGCAATTGCTGCATCGAGCAagctgatttctctttctttttctttacgttctctcttcctctctgccttcagtttctccccttcttgcttctgttgttcttcactccttccatcaaaaacaaaagttgctatgcTCAGAATTTTAGTCAAAGTTTCGCGTTGCCAGCCTGGCATGTGTTTTCGGAAATATTTATCAATGTCAGGAGAAGATTGGTCCACAAACACACTTAGGGCCAACGGTTCCTGCAAATTTTCACAAGCCATTCCCCCATATTTTTAAAGTGTAGCTTTTAGTATTCCCCAATAATCGCTGGGATGTTCATTAGGTTTTTGCCTACATTCCATTACTTTGGTCCAATTTGTGACTCATTCTGCAGTTCGCCAAACTGCTTCAACTATTGTTGAGCAGCAGTTTGATAtgcttgaagtccttctgtggTAGTTACAGCCCAGCCTGGATTTTTCTCAGGACATGGATGAagtccatttcccctctgagccatttccctgtctttttgtaaaattttttctctttcgtcTGGTTCGAATAGTTCCcggaggagagttcttacatcacTCCAATATGGAAAATAATCATTTATGATGCCAGGTCATAATTGAGCACATTTTTCGGCATCATCTcggcatttttgcttgccaagaTACTAAatttccttgtttccaaggttcatgtcttACCACGGCTTGGACTGCAAGGACCTCTGGcggggctcctggtccagccctcGGGTTTGGAATGCAATCCAATTTCACGGGATACATTCCAAtcccttttgaggtagaattatcatcgtctgcctccggagcagagggagcaaagggagcagagggtgataagCGACCTCCATTGttatgattacctgcaggtttccttctttgctgggcccaattataccaaatatacTAGTAATAAATGTCTTGAGTGCCTGCATCCTCTGGAATTATTCATCAAAATTATAACTTGTGTATCTTAAAAGCTCCCCTAGGGGCCACACATCCATAGGTCCacctcctctagttctagtgagaaatggccattcctcctgacataatagtatcaatttctttttctgcaaagtctgagacgaaggtatcttactccaattttcaaaaacctcagcaaggggcgtccccctttccacgctgggtgtagttcctgtatcaaatacttcaagcaaaatttaaacacgaGAGAAAATCTCAGCAATCAGTCTGAACACCCTCGAGACCGAAAGCTCTCGGACTCACCCAGTCCTTTTGTTTGGCGCCGGCACTTTGAGCGTTGGTCTCGGGTGTTCCCAGAAAGATCCTGAGTATCCGTCTCCTGTGTCAGTGTCAAAATGTGGCATCAGCCGGCTCTCCAGTGCGGGGagagggcggggccggggcggggccgtggGCGGAGCATGTGTTTGGGGTGGGGCGGGGCTTATTCCGGGGCGGGGCAGTtctggggcgggggcggagccatgggcgggtgcagagctgggaggggcgtggccggggccggggcgtgagcagtgctgggagaggggcggggccgggggcggggcccccGCGCCTCGGAGAATTCCTCGCTGCTTGAGCCAGAGCCCCGACGGGCCCGCTGCGGGGGCGGTGTCAGTGACTGCGCTGCTCTGCAGGGCCCCTTCTGCTGCCGGCTGCGGGGAACctccagggagagagagagatccaGCCGCGACAGTCCGGGCTCGTCTCTCGCACTCCGGGAAGGGACGATGTGACGAGACAGGGCTGCCGCCTTCTCCTCCAGAACGCCCCTGGCGCTCGCTTGGCTTCGTGTGGCCGCAGTGTGGGGAAACACGGCCAGGCGGAGGACTTTCTCATAAACAGGCACTTCTGTGTGAGCCGCCAAAAAGGCCCCAAACCCCCCCACAAAAAGGAAAGGGCAGAATAATCGAGGCCGAACCCCACCGGTCCCTCCCCGAGAGAGCATTCGGACGTCAGAACTCCGGCCTGgcccaggccgtgccctgggagcgCCGAGCACCGgcagcagacagctgctctctccgGAGGGAACGAAACGGGGACGCTTCCCCTCCCCGGCGAGGCGGGACCGCGGCTCTCAGCACAAAGGCAGCGCCGCCAGGAGcccgctggccgccgccgccccccgccccgcctcggccCGCTCACCCGGCGCGGGACGGAGGAGCCCAGGGGCGTGGCCAAGGCGCCGAaccgcggcggccgcccccgccccgacccccggcactgcgcccgccgcagcccggccccgcccctgctCCGCCCCCGCATCGTGcccgccccgacccccggcactgcgcccgccgcagcccggccccgcccctgctCC includes:
- the LOC142364592 gene encoding LOW QUALITY PROTEIN: DNA-dependent metalloprotease SPRTN-like (The sequence of the model RefSeq protein was modified relative to this genomic sequence to represent the inferred CDS: inserted 1 base in 1 codon), producing MDMTQGTHDFFFKGWRVFLLNLPYFLLLYEFMDSLRLSARRSHTGLSIGTELVRTRIPGLTLAGCWLVELRPSTFSNEKLREAQEKRYPLLSLTDSLFLQESPSLGQVVEKGRPPGPIACLKLAWMMGPTSLRVRAVTGFDRQRPHTQSYNINPESLQSEPFTRIIVNFQNNDPYSSQNCVYSAGACVYEGAGGMCSIRLSEPLLKLRPRKDLAEALLHEMIHALLFVTNNEKXHEYHGPEFRKHMRRVTRWTGANVTIHHSFCDEVDLYGQHWWGCNGPCQKSKPDFGSMKRSMNRAPSVREHWWVEHQETCGGTLPKVKETENFSKKPQGKTQPAKLPNSDSANKGKTQTHDVQDLMPCRGKGYRLGGGDSGLSGKSTDSSSVVRNSEAPGSQHRSAVKTIPIPKSEMKFEKSPRNGIFFPLSADDASEKINLASKHEFPEPSVANTKAYKHGSEPPVKIARGVGEKSNQGSANGKRAVPFYGRTSKQFCFEQTTAA
- the LOC142360506 gene encoding protein NYNRIN-like isoform X1 produces the protein MQILTFTSKSQDDITDQPLDNPEVSLFTDGSSYYDKGRRAMGFAVMTDTTVLIAGPLPLSLGAQGVEVVALTEGARYAKGKKVSIYTESKYAFGVCHATGALWKERGFLTSAGKTIAHGKQIKDLLEAIQLLTALAVIYIKAHTGKQDAISRGNHLADQAARAVARHCNHLMAALQTKEEWTSPLDVCQLYESLTEDERSLWERLGAQRQGEQWILNNKPLLPTRYLLPLTRWFHEKPHGGPESTASQIQRLWAAPGIYAAARRVCENCKLFKQYATLRINPPQGKRPPATFPFQKLQTDYAEMPKTLGYAHLLVTVDQLSGWVEAFPTRKYDSKSAVKIFLKELIP
- the LOC142360506 gene encoding protein NYNRIN-like isoform X2; amino-acid sequence: MGFAVMTDTTVLIAGPLPLSLGAQGVEVVALTEGARYAKGKKVSIYTESKYAFGVCHATGALWKERGFLTSAGKTIAHGKQIKDLLEAIQLLTALAVIYIKAHTGKQDAISRGNHLADQAARAVARHCNHLMAALQTKEEWTSPLDVCQLYESLTEDERSLWERLGAQRQGEQWILNNKPLLPTRYLLPLTRWFHEKPHGGPESTASQIQRLWAAPGIYAAARRVCENCKLFKQYATLRINPPQGKRPPATFPFQKLQTDYAEMPKTLGYAHLLVTVDQLSGWVEAFPTRKYDSKSAVKIFLKELIP